The Streptomyces sp. NL15-2K genome contains a region encoding:
- a CDS encoding metal ABC transporter substrate-binding protein has product MRHSPRLSTAAALAAVTAASLTACGASADADSGDAKDGGTVKVVATTTQVADFVRNIGGDRVTVTQLVKPNASPHEYEPTPAALQAIGEAALLVKNGVGLEDEWLPKTVEASGFDGETVDTSTGITLRQGEDHETGKTADDPHIWHNPLNAKSMSETIEKALIEADPSHKADYADNYTAYADKLDALDKDIAGQINALPADDRKLVTNHDAFGYYIDRYQLTYVGSVIPDFSDQAELSGNQLDSLVEKIKKQKVKAVFGETSLPPKTAQAIARQSGVKVVAGDGSLYGDSLGPKGSAGDTYLKSMEFNTKTIVDALK; this is encoded by the coding sequence GTGCGTCACTCCCCGCGCCTCAGCACGGCCGCCGCCCTCGCAGCGGTCACCGCCGCTTCACTCACCGCCTGCGGCGCCAGCGCCGACGCCGACAGCGGCGACGCCAAGGACGGTGGCACGGTCAAGGTCGTGGCCACCACCACTCAAGTCGCCGACTTCGTCCGCAACATCGGCGGGGACCGGGTCACTGTCACGCAGCTGGTCAAGCCCAACGCCTCGCCCCACGAGTACGAGCCGACCCCGGCCGCACTCCAGGCGATCGGCGAAGCCGCGCTGCTGGTGAAGAACGGCGTGGGTCTGGAGGACGAGTGGCTGCCCAAGACCGTTGAGGCGTCCGGCTTCGACGGCGAGACCGTCGACACCAGCACGGGCATCACCCTGCGCCAGGGCGAGGACCACGAAACCGGCAAGACCGCCGATGACCCGCACATCTGGCACAACCCGCTCAACGCCAAGAGCATGAGCGAGACCATCGAAAAGGCCCTGATCGAGGCCGACCCGTCGCACAAGGCGGACTACGCGGACAACTACACGGCGTACGCGGACAAGCTGGACGCCCTCGACAAGGACATCGCCGGCCAGATCAACGCGCTGCCCGCCGACGACCGCAAGCTGGTCACCAACCACGACGCCTTCGGGTACTACATCGACCGCTACCAGCTGACGTATGTCGGCTCGGTCATCCCCGACTTCAGTGACCAGGCCGAACTGTCCGGCAATCAGCTGGACAGCCTGGTCGAGAAGATCAAGAAGCAGAAGGTCAAAGCCGTCTTCGGCGAGACCTCGCTGCCTCCCAAGACCGCCCAGGCCATCGCCCGCCAGTCCGGGGTGAAGGTGGTCGCCGGCGACGGCTCGCTGTACGGCGATTCGCTCGGACCGAAGGGTTCGGCGGGCGACACCTACCTCAAAAGCATGGAGTTCAACACCAAGACGATCGTGGACGCCCTGAAGTGA
- a CDS encoding metal ABC transporter ATP-binding protein codes for MTATAVVPQPRTEESPPPAIVFDHATLAYGSATVLRDVHGTVPAGQATALVGPNGAGKSTLIKATLGLVTVASGNVTVRGQRPAAARSRTAYVPQADTLDPEFPVTVGQVVLMGRYRAAGWLRRPGKRDRTIAGDALDLVGLADRARDRFGTLSGGQRQRVLLARAIAQQADVLLLDEPFNGVDAVSRDALLGALRELLAGGAAVLVSTHDLSVAHALCRQVCLLNGRQYGFGPPERTLTADNLRCCYGAHVLEVDGSTIVAGM; via the coding sequence GTGACCGCCACCGCCGTCGTACCCCAGCCGCGCACCGAGGAAAGTCCGCCCCCGGCGATCGTCTTCGACCACGCCACCCTGGCCTACGGCTCCGCGACCGTGCTGCGGGACGTGCACGGCACGGTCCCCGCCGGCCAGGCCACCGCCCTCGTCGGCCCCAACGGCGCGGGCAAGTCCACCCTCATCAAGGCCACGCTCGGCCTGGTCACCGTCGCCTCCGGCAACGTCACGGTGCGCGGGCAGCGCCCGGCCGCCGCCCGTTCCCGCACCGCCTATGTCCCGCAGGCCGACACCCTCGACCCCGAATTCCCCGTCACCGTCGGCCAGGTGGTGCTGATGGGCCGCTACCGGGCGGCGGGCTGGCTGCGCCGCCCCGGGAAACGCGACCGGACCATCGCCGGCGACGCCCTGGACCTGGTCGGCCTCGCCGACCGGGCGAGGGACCGCTTCGGCACCCTCTCCGGCGGCCAGCGCCAGCGCGTCCTGCTGGCCCGCGCCATCGCCCAGCAGGCCGACGTACTCCTCCTCGACGAGCCGTTCAACGGCGTCGACGCGGTCAGCCGCGACGCACTGCTCGGCGCGCTGCGCGAACTGCTGGCGGGCGGTGCCGCGGTCCTCGTCTCCACCCATGACCTGTCGGTCGCGCACGCCCTGTGCCGGCAGGTCTGTCTGCTCAACGGGCGGCAGTACGGGTTCGGCCCGCCGGAGCGGACGCTGACCGCCGACAACCTCCGCTGCTGCTACGGCGCACATGTGCTCGAAGTCGACGGCAGCACGATCGTGGCAGGGATGTGA
- a CDS encoding metal ABC transporter permease, producing MARALVELLILGVLGGAVGVFVLVRRLAYVADALTHTVFPGVVVGFAAGAADGVFWGALVAGLLTAALLTLLTRAPRISEDSALTVILTAFFGLGVVLVSRQHDYRHDLNAFLFGQVLTVTRAEIVQSAVLVAACLVALALLGRHFALRAFDPEAARAMGYRTWLLDLALNILIALVVVAAVRAVGTVLVIALMIVPAAFGRLLSHRIPVIAAIGAVFGALCGWLGLAASYQASVRHDVQLAAGPAIVLLMTAAYALLLAARKAVRA from the coding sequence ATGGCCCGTGCCCTTGTGGAGTTGCTGATTCTGGGCGTACTGGGCGGCGCGGTCGGCGTCTTCGTCCTCGTACGCCGTCTCGCGTACGTCGCCGACGCGCTCACGCACACCGTCTTCCCTGGCGTCGTGGTCGGGTTCGCAGCCGGGGCCGCGGACGGGGTCTTCTGGGGCGCGCTGGTCGCCGGACTGCTCACCGCCGCTCTGCTGACGCTGCTCACCCGCGCGCCGCGCATCAGCGAGGACTCGGCACTGACCGTCATCCTTACCGCGTTCTTCGGGCTCGGCGTCGTCCTGGTCTCCCGGCAGCACGACTACCGGCACGACCTGAACGCCTTTCTCTTCGGACAGGTGCTCACCGTCACCCGCGCCGAAATCGTGCAGAGCGCCGTGCTCGTCGCCGCCTGCCTGGTCGCGCTGGCGCTCCTGGGGCGGCACTTCGCGCTGCGGGCCTTCGACCCGGAGGCCGCCCGCGCCATGGGATACCGCACCTGGCTGCTCGACCTCGCGCTGAACATCCTGATCGCCCTGGTCGTGGTGGCGGCGGTCCGCGCCGTGGGCACCGTCCTGGTGATCGCGCTGATGATCGTGCCCGCCGCCTTCGGCCGACTGCTCTCGCACCGCATCCCGGTCATCGCCGCCATCGGCGCGGTCTTCGGCGCGCTGTGCGGCTGGCTCGGACTGGCGGCGAGCTACCAGGCGTCGGTCCGGCACGACGTACAACTGGCCGCCGGGCCCGCGATCGTTCTGCTGATGACGGCCGCGTACGCCCTGCTGCTCGCCGCACGCAAGGCGGTACGGGCATGA
- a CDS encoding ABC transporter ATP-binding protein translates to MADPTPPNPIASLLRPVRGRLMLAAGLQCLSSALVLSPLITSGVIARQLLADPTDPGIWSTLLIGSLLLGLGLALRGAADLIAHLADNTLTLILRRRVAARLRTAPLGWFTDTTAGQVKQGMQDDVGALHHLVAHSYTEIAGAVATPIAAYAYLFLIDWRLALILAVPVPVFVLIYRRMMADSGKQMGEYGRVLAGINSAVVEFVDGIPVVKTFGRTGRAHAAYRTAVERFTTFFLGWSRPLIAPETISNQLIAPIALLVLTLLFGTGFVAAGWMDGIDVLPFALVGLGLAGPIGALTSNLQALQMGQAAAGRLSALFQIDPIPEPDAPAIPSGTRIELDHVHFGYERDREVLHDITATFEPGSVTAIVGASGSGKSTLARLMLRYADPSAGQIRLGGVSLDQIASEELFRTVGSVFQDVRLVRAGIADNIALARPNATRTDIERAASAANIHERILRLPRGYDSVHGEDAILSGGEAQRVSIARAFLLDPDVLILDEATSAADAESEHAIQTALSALVTERSRTVIVIAHRLDTIRDADQILVLEQGRIVEQGHHHDLLNSGGAYHRLWHAQHQMEGQPG, encoded by the coding sequence ATGGCCGACCCCACCCCGCCGAATCCGATCGCTTCGCTGCTGCGTCCCGTGCGCGGCCGTCTCATGCTGGCAGCGGGCTTGCAGTGTCTGTCTTCAGCGCTCGTGCTCTCTCCGCTCATCACCAGCGGCGTCATCGCCCGGCAGCTTCTCGCCGACCCCACGGACCCGGGCATCTGGTCGACCTTGCTGATCGGGTCGCTCCTGCTCGGACTGGGCCTCGCTCTGAGAGGCGCTGCGGATCTGATCGCGCACCTCGCCGACAACACTCTGACGCTGATCCTGCGACGGCGTGTCGCGGCCAGGTTGCGTACCGCCCCGCTCGGCTGGTTCACCGACACCACGGCAGGTCAGGTGAAGCAGGGCATGCAGGACGACGTCGGTGCGCTGCATCATCTCGTCGCGCATTCCTACACAGAGATCGCGGGTGCCGTCGCGACGCCGATCGCCGCCTACGCGTACCTGTTCCTCATTGATTGGCGTCTGGCGTTGATCCTGGCGGTCCCGGTCCCGGTCTTCGTGCTGATCTACCGGCGCATGATGGCCGACAGCGGGAAGCAGATGGGCGAGTACGGCCGCGTCCTGGCCGGCATCAACAGTGCCGTGGTGGAGTTCGTCGACGGAATTCCGGTCGTGAAGACCTTCGGCCGGACCGGTCGTGCCCACGCCGCCTATCGCACCGCGGTCGAGCGTTTCACCACCTTCTTCCTCGGCTGGTCACGGCCGCTGATCGCGCCGGAGACCATCTCCAACCAGCTGATCGCCCCCATCGCCCTCCTGGTCCTGACACTTCTGTTCGGCACAGGGTTCGTCGCGGCGGGATGGATGGACGGGATCGACGTCTTGCCGTTCGCGCTGGTGGGCCTCGGCCTGGCCGGCCCGATCGGGGCGTTGACGTCGAACCTGCAAGCGCTGCAGATGGGACAGGCCGCAGCCGGCCGACTGAGCGCACTGTTCCAGATCGACCCGATCCCGGAACCGGACGCACCGGCGATCCCGTCCGGGACGCGGATCGAGCTCGACCACGTCCACTTCGGCTACGAGCGGGACCGCGAGGTGCTCCACGACATCACCGCCACCTTCGAACCCGGCAGCGTCACCGCGATCGTGGGCGCCTCCGGGTCGGGCAAGTCGACGCTTGCGCGGCTGATGCTCCGTTACGCCGACCCATCCGCCGGTCAGATCCGGCTCGGCGGCGTCTCCCTCGACCAGATCGCCTCAGAGGAGTTGTTCCGCACGGTCGGGTCCGTCTTTCAGGACGTCCGCCTGGTCCGGGCCGGCATCGCCGACAACATCGCCCTGGCCCGTCCGAACGCGACTCGCACCGACATCGAGCGAGCCGCTTCCGCGGCGAACATCCACGAACGCATCCTGCGCCTCCCGCGCGGTTACGACTCCGTCCACGGCGAAGACGCCATCCTCTCCGGAGGTGAAGCCCAACGCGTCAGCATCGCCCGGGCGTTCCTGCTCGACCCTGACGTGCTCATCCTCGACGAGGCCACCTCAGCAGCCGACGCCGAATCCGAGCACGCCATCCAAACCGCGCTGTCGGCCCTGGTGACCGAACGCTCCCGCACCGTCATCGTGATCGCCCACCGGCTCGACACCATCCGCGACGCGGACCAGATCCTCGTCCTGGAACAGGGCCGAATTGTCGAGCAGGGACACCACCACGACCTCCTCAACTCCGGCGGCGCCTACCACCGTCTCTGGCACGCGCAGCACCAGATGGAAGGACAGCCCGGATGA
- a CDS encoding ABC transporter ATP-binding protein — MIRRLARYLGPEHAALIYGYLRWTICSSLIQGLTLAFTIPVLRALLTGNTKEAAGWLAGFGAAAVISWWIEYTATLKGFDAAIELLTTLRYRVGDHVATLPLGWFTPTNTSTLGLTLSKGVMDILALPVRQLTALIKSIVIPLVLIVALAIVDHRIGLTALAAVPAVVALYWWAGRLGRRADAAVNRATADASDRMVEFAQAQPVLRTFGRAGSATDRFDQALQEQARTERRQLWLVLPPVILNGMVVRIALLALLSTVIAFAAGVTDPLALATLLATLPVINRLVTPLGEVASHATVIRTAAAHMDAVDAILDAQPLPETAVPRHPADATVEFDNVSFAYGTGAPVLNGIDFTVPQGTTTAIVGPSGSGKSTLIRLAARFFDPQEGEIRIGKAPLTLIGAENLHHMVAPVFQDNYLFSGSLADNVRIARPDATDADLDQVAQRAGLTDVITALPEGWHSQVGEGGTRLSGGERQRVAIARAFLKDAPILLLDEATGSLDAENQQAFATAIDTLSREKTVIVIAHQLSTITTADEILFLEDGRIVERGTHQELLTMNQRYAAHWRALNAARTWRLLEP; from the coding sequence ATGATCCGCCGCCTCGCCCGCTACCTCGGTCCCGAACACGCTGCCCTCATCTACGGCTACCTCCGCTGGACCATCTGCTCCAGCCTCATCCAGGGCCTCACCCTCGCGTTCACCATCCCGGTCCTGCGCGCACTGCTGACCGGGAACACCAAGGAGGCCGCCGGCTGGCTGGCAGGCTTCGGCGCCGCCGCCGTCATCTCATGGTGGATCGAGTACACCGCAACCCTGAAGGGCTTCGACGCGGCGATCGAGTTGCTCACCACCCTGCGATACCGGGTCGGCGACCACGTCGCGACCTTGCCGCTGGGATGGTTCACGCCAACCAACACCAGCACCCTGGGACTCACGCTCAGCAAGGGCGTCATGGACATCCTCGCGCTCCCCGTACGCCAACTGACCGCCCTGATCAAGTCGATCGTGATTCCGCTGGTCCTCATCGTCGCCCTCGCGATCGTGGACCACCGGATCGGGCTGACCGCACTGGCCGCGGTGCCCGCGGTCGTGGCCCTGTACTGGTGGGCCGGCAGGCTCGGCCGCCGCGCCGACGCCGCCGTCAACCGGGCCACCGCCGACGCCAGCGACCGTATGGTCGAATTCGCACAGGCGCAGCCAGTGCTGCGCACCTTCGGAAGAGCGGGATCGGCCACCGACCGATTCGACCAGGCACTGCAAGAACAAGCCCGCACCGAGCGCCGCCAACTCTGGCTCGTCCTACCCCCCGTCATTCTCAACGGCATGGTCGTCCGGATCGCCCTGCTCGCCCTGCTGTCCACGGTGATCGCGTTCGCCGCCGGTGTCACCGACCCCCTCGCCCTCGCCACCTTGTTGGCGACCTTGCCGGTCATCAACCGCCTCGTCACCCCGCTCGGCGAGGTCGCCAGCCACGCCACCGTCATCCGCACCGCGGCCGCGCACATGGACGCCGTCGACGCCATCCTGGACGCCCAGCCTCTTCCAGAAACCGCCGTGCCCCGCCACCCGGCAGACGCGACTGTCGAGTTCGACAACGTCTCCTTCGCCTACGGCACCGGCGCTCCGGTGCTCAACGGCATCGACTTCACCGTCCCGCAAGGCACTACGACCGCGATCGTCGGGCCATCGGGCTCCGGCAAGAGCACACTCATCCGTCTCGCGGCCCGGTTCTTCGACCCGCAGGAGGGTGAGATCCGCATCGGGAAAGCTCCGCTCACCCTGATCGGCGCCGAGAACCTGCACCACATGGTCGCCCCGGTCTTCCAGGACAACTATCTCTTCTCCGGCAGCCTCGCCGACAACGTCCGCATCGCCCGCCCCGACGCCACCGACGCCGACCTCGACCAGGTCGCGCAGCGCGCCGGCCTGACCGACGTCATCACCGCCCTGCCAGAGGGGTGGCACAGCCAGGTCGGCGAAGGCGGCACACGTCTGTCAGGCGGGGAGAGGCAGCGCGTCGCCATCGCCCGCGCCTTCCTCAAAGACGCACCCATCCTGCTCCTCGACGAAGCCACCGGCTCCCTCGATGCGGAAAACCAGCAAGCGTTCGCCACCGCCATCGACACCCTCAGCCGGGAGAAGACGGTCATCGTCATCGCTCACCAGCTCTCCACCATCACCACAGCGGACGAAATACTCTTCCTCGAGGACGGACGCATCGTCGAACGCGGCACACACCAGGAACTTCTCACCATGAACCAGCGCTACGCAGCACACTGGCGAGCACTCAACGCCGCCCGCACCTGGCGACTCCTCGAACCATGA
- a CDS encoding metal ABC transporter permease → MSWLDSYTHRALLEAALVGAVCGAIGVHVVLRRMGFFTMAMTHATFPGVVLAAVAGIDIYLGGAAMGVLICLCVLAISRRHDQGATTATGIVLAAGFALGVALLSASNGFSRDLESFMTGSIVTVTGHDLAVTAGVGALVLLVLAALHKELMYGAFDPDGQRAAGYPVTALDLLLLVLIEAVIIVTAPAIGVMLAMALIVGPAATARLWTDRIGLTVLLSVALGTGSCALGLALSTRWDLATGGTITLVVAVVFLISLVLSPHSGLLGLPLRRRAMPTG, encoded by the coding sequence ATGAGCTGGCTCGACTCCTACACCCACCGCGCCCTGCTGGAGGCCGCGCTGGTCGGCGCCGTGTGCGGCGCGATCGGCGTGCATGTCGTGCTGCGCCGCATGGGCTTCTTCACGATGGCCATGACCCACGCCACCTTCCCCGGCGTCGTCCTCGCCGCCGTGGCCGGCATCGACATCTACCTCGGTGGCGCCGCCATGGGGGTGCTGATCTGCCTGTGCGTTCTCGCCATCTCACGCCGCCACGACCAGGGCGCGACCACCGCGACCGGCATCGTGCTGGCCGCCGGCTTCGCCCTCGGTGTGGCTCTGTTGTCCGCCTCCAACGGCTTCAGCCGCGACCTCGAATCCTTCATGACCGGCTCCATCGTCACCGTCACCGGGCACGACCTCGCCGTGACGGCCGGTGTGGGCGCGCTGGTCCTGCTGGTACTCGCCGCCCTCCACAAAGAGCTCATGTACGGCGCCTTCGACCCCGACGGCCAACGCGCCGCCGGATACCCCGTGACCGCCCTCGACCTCCTCCTACTGGTCCTCATCGAGGCCGTCATCATCGTCACCGCGCCCGCCATCGGCGTCATGCTTGCCATGGCCCTCATCGTCGGCCCCGCCGCCACCGCCCGCCTGTGGACGGACCGCATCGGCCTGACCGTGCTGCTGTCCGTCGCCCTCGGGACCGGCTCCTGCGCCCTCGGACTCGCCCTGTCAACCCGCTGGGACCTCGCCACCGGCGGCACCATCACCCTCGTCGTCGCCGTCGTCTTCCTGATCTCCCTGGTCCTCTCCCCCCACAGCGGCCTGCTCGGGCTGCCTCTGCGGCGCCGCGCCATGCCCACTGGCTGA